A stretch of Agelaius phoeniceus isolate bAgePho1 chromosome 37, bAgePho1.hap1, whole genome shotgun sequence DNA encodes these proteins:
- the INO80E gene encoding INO80 complex subunit E isoform X2 → MIPQTRRRRRRPTTATGMAPRGAEPTPAKRRRSPSPPPSTFGPSPYMMASPPYSPFPAQFPPLPPQGGARPRPSPARRSKGTRKGQAPPAPPPLPFGTGGAGAGLSGGRGPGSPLPPTALAPPPAPPPVPATLPRRLLSDPGEGEGEGSDDPLDGDDELVIDLPE, encoded by the exons ACTCGGAGGCGACGGCGTCGTCCGACAACAGCGACGGGGATGGCGCCAAGGGGGGCGGAGCCAACGCCCGCCAAGAG GCGCCGCTcgccctcccctcccccctcGACCTTTGGCCCCTCCCCCTACATG ATGGCGTCGCCGCCCTACAGCCCCTTCCCGGCGCAGTtcccgcccctccccccgcAGGGCGGGGCCAGGCCACGCCCCTCCCCCGCCCGGCGCAGCAAAGGGACCCGGAAAGGGCAG gctccccctgcccctccccctctccccttcGGCACGGGCGGGGCAGGGGCGGGGCTGTCCGGGGGGCGTGGCCCCGGCtcgcccctccccccaaccgcgctggccccgcccccggccccgccccccgtgCCGGCCACGCTCCCACGGCGGCTCCTGAGCGACCCCGGGGAGGGCGAGGGGGAGGGGAGCGATGACCCCTTGGACGGGGACGACGAGCTGGTCATCGAC CTGCCCGAGTGA
- the INO80E gene encoding INO80 complex subunit E isoform X3, translated as MIPQTRRRRRRPTTATGMAPRGAEPTPAKRRRSPSPPPSTFGPSPYMMASPPYSPFPAQFPPLPPQGGARPRPSPARRSKGTRKGQAPPAPPPLPFGTGGAGAGLSGGRGPGSPLPPTALAPPPAPPPVPATLPRRLLSDPGEGEGEGSDDPLDGDDELVIDLPE; from the exons ACTCGGAGGCGACGGCGTCGTCCGACAACAGCGACGGGGATGGCGCCAAGGGGGGCGGAGCCAACGCCCGCCAAGAG GCGCCGCTcgccctcccctcccccctcGACCTTTGGCCCCTCCCCCTACATG ATGGCGTCGCCGCCCTACAGCCCCTTCCCGGCGCAGTtcccgcccctccccccgcAGGGCGGGGCCAGGCCACGCCCCTCCCCCGCCCGGCGCAGCAAAGGGACCCGGAAAGGGCAG gctccccctgcccctccccctctccccttcGGCACGGGCGGGGCAGGGGCGGGGCTGTCCGGGGGGCGTGGCCCCGGCtcgcccctccccccaaccgcgctggccccgcccccggccccgccccccgtgCCGGCCACGCTCCCACGGCGGCTCCTGAGCGACCCCGGGGAGGGCGAGGGGGAGGGGAGCGATGACCCCTTGGACGGGGACGACGAGCTGGTCATCGAC CTGCccgagtga